Proteins encoded in a region of the Vitis riparia cultivar Riparia Gloire de Montpellier isolate 1030 chromosome 7, EGFV_Vit.rip_1.0, whole genome shotgun sequence genome:
- the LOC117918049 gene encoding protein FAR1-RELATED SEQUENCE 5-like codes for MDYACFGDVLAFDTTYRTNAYKKPLVVLVGVNHHHQTVVFGCVLLIDESVGTYEWVLETFLDAMMNKKPISVVTDGDKAMRKAIKKVLPDTCHRLCSWHLQRNAFRNVHIKDFSSIFARCMFMRGNEEEFEKVWHEMVANLGLNENRWVTEIYGKRKRWAEAYLRGNFFGGMRTTQRCESMNAYLNRFLKIRLRLYEFVQQFDRAILRIRQNEAKAEFESNNSSPVLSTKLSILENHVAMVYTKESFLKFREEMKNAELFFVVGLVSDHSMQAYTLSKFRHPNLNWEVQFCPDIVTLKCSCMMFESIGIPCCHMVVVMKVEHLEEIPQSCIMKRWTKLAKVYTRSVPVNETNNDMDRFVRYGSLSSMCNKLSYFALDTSSSFIEAKNEIQNLTARMEELYNYNLKGKKIEADGATGTNQVRDPNIVKTKGNPGKVAMNVQKGRRCSRCKRVGHTIRKVQKLQSLKMLSRVIWRKLICLPNVTFKWK; via the exons ATGGATTATGCGTGTTTTGGAGATGTCCTAGCATTTGACACAACCTATAGGACAAATGCCTATAAAAAGCCTCTAGTAGTGTTGGTCGGTGTTAATCATCACCACCAAACTGTTGTATTTGGTTGTGTGTTATTGATAGATGAAAGTGTTGGGACATATGAATGGGTGTTGGAGACATTTCTTGATGCAATGATGAATAAGAAACCCATATCTGTTGTAACCGATGGGGATAAGGCTATGCGTAAGGCAATTAAAAAAGTATTACCCGATACGTGTCATCGATTGTGTTCATGGCATTTGCAACGAAATGCATTCAGGAATGTGCATATTAAGGACTTCTCAAGCATATTTGCAAGGTGCATGTTCATGCGTGGGaatgaagaagaatttgaaaaggttTGGCATGAAATGGTTGCAAATTTGGGACTTAATGAGAATCGTTGGGTGACCGAGATATATGGGAAACGTAAAAGATGGGCAGAGGCGTATTTACGTGGAAATTTCTTTGGAGGGATGAGAACCACACaaaggtgtgagagtatgaatgcatatctaaatagattcttaaaaattCGCTTGCGACTGTATGAGTTTGTACAACAATTTGATAGAGCCATACTGAGAATACGGCAAAACGAGGCAAAGGCAGAGTTCGAGTCGAACAATTCTTCACCCGTGCTTTCAACCAAACTATCCATACTTGAAAATCATGTTGCGATGGTATACACAAAAGAATCTTTCCTTAAATTTCGTGAGGAGATGAAAAATGCAGAGTTATTCTTTGTGGTAGGTCTTGTAAGTGATCATTCAATGCAGGCATACACATTATCTAAGTTTAGACACCCGAACTTAAATTGGGAAGTACAATTTTGCCCGGATattgtaacattaaaatgctcATGCATGATGTTTGAGTCAATTGGCATCCCATGTTGCCACATGGTGGTGGTTATGAAGGTGGAACATTTGGAAGAGATTCCTCAGTCATGTATTATGAAGAGGTGGACAAAGTTAGCAAAGGTGTATACAAGATCAGTACCAGTGAATGAGACGAATAACGACATGGATCGGTTTGTACGATATGGTTCATTGAGTTCGATGTGCAACAAGCTCTCCTACTTTGCGTTAGATACATCATCTTCATTTATAGAGgccaaaaatgaaatacaaaatttgacGGCAAGAATGGAGGAACTCTATAACTATAAtttgaaagggaagaaaatagaaGCAGATGGAGCGACAGGTACTAACCAAGTTCGTGATCCAAATATTGTGAAGACTAAAGGGAATCCAGGCAAAGTGGCAATGAATGTTCAAAAGGGAAGACGATGCAGTCGTTGTAAAAGAGTGGGTCACACAATTCGAAAGGTCCAGAAGCTACAATCCCTCAAAATGCTCAGTCGGGTTATATG GAGGAAACTAATTTGTCTTCCCAATGTGacattcaaatggaaatga
- the LOC117918048 gene encoding putative ubiquitin-like-specific protease 1B, with protein MSIHEYVVDTQSFNVLQSLVADYVFNRALSKSELLVDFSHEHGVRGDFQCLRPRQNLMDVQMILYESPHPFFDRTTSIVSKYISELDDCEKLFIPMHDDCPGHWYLCVIDFKHFDIQILDSLRSKSRDEFRFKSVKKVVEFCQTFFKLYDIRKDVFQFSIDWAPSIPTQDNGWDCGVHVIRHMQRFKNGDSMTRSDFCNSVKIRREIACDLVLHEGNREKQTIVAIVCTKTSTRAMKKLLL; from the exons ATGTCCATTCATGAATACGTGGTAGATACTCAATCATTCAATGTACTTCAATCTCTTGTCgctgattatgttttcaatagAGCATTGTCAAAAAG tgagcTTCTTGTTGACTTTAGTCATGAACATGGAGTTCGTGGAGATTTTCAGTGCTTACGTCCTAGACAAAATTTGATGGATGTT cAAATGATTTTGTACGAGAGTCCTCATCCTTTTTTCGATAGAACAACATCTATCGTGAGTAAGTACATTAGCGAATTGGATGATTGCGAGAAG CTATTTATTCCAATGCATGACGATTGCCCTGGTCATTGGTATCTGTGCGTCATTGACTTCAAACACTTTgatatccaaattttggattcattacgATCGAAGAGTCGGGACGAGTTCCGGTTTAAGAGTGTGAAAAAAGTG gttgaattttgtCAAACGTTCTTCAAACTGTATGACATAAGGAAAGATGTCTTCCAATTCTCCATTGATTGGGCTCCTTCGATTCCGACCCAAGATAATGG gtGGGACTGTGGAGTGCATGTCATTAGACATATGCAGAGATTCAAAAATGGTGATTCGATGACGAGATCCGACTTTTGTAATTCTGTTAAAATACGTCGAGAAATAGCATGTGATTTAGTTTTACACGagggaaatagagaaaaacaaaccattgtGGCTATTGTTTGTACAAAGACGTCGACACgagcaatgaaaaaattattattatga
- the LOC117918050 gene encoding protein FAR1-RELATED SEQUENCE 5-like, protein MTLSNSVYLQMMQSVKEKTIKREFEVKEEDVVNDDTYIDGTYHLGGNGLKEKVLKGISDEEVYKLQFDCIDEAETFYNMLAKVAGFSIRKDDLKRDKNGDIICRKWVCSREGKRATKFIENDKRQREPRSLSRVGCEAAFHVGLNRKDGKWIVKEFIGDHNHNLVDAINTQFLRSHRTISNPDKAQVDVLRKVGVKTTQIMDYIVKQSGGHEYVGFT, encoded by the exons ATGACGTTGTCGAATTCGGTTTATCTTCAA ATGATGCAGTCGGTGAAGGAGAAAACAATCAAGCGGGAGTTTGAAGTGAAGGAGGAGGACGTCGTCAATGACGATACATATATCGATGGCACTTACCACCTGGGTGGAAACGGTTTGAAAGAGAAGGTGTTGAAGGGTATTTCAGATGAAGAAGTCTACAAATTGCAATTTGATTGCATAGATGAGGCTGaaacattttacaacatgttagcAAAAGTAGCCGGATTTAGTATTCGAAAAGATGATTTGAAGCGAGACAAGAATGGAGATATAATATGTCGAAAATGGGTGTGTTCTAGAGAAGGAAAGCGAGCGACaaagtttattgaaaatgaCAAGCGACAGCGTGAGCCACGATCATTGAGTAGAGTTGGATGTGAAGCTGCATTTCATGTAGGCTTGAATAGGAAAGATGGAAAGTGGATTGTAAAGGAATTTATAGGAgatcataatcataatttggTCGATGCTATCAACACACAATTCCTTCGGTCTCATCGAACAATAAGTAATCCAGATAAGGCACAAGTTGATGTTTTGCGTAAAGTAGGTGTTAAAACCACACAAATTATGGACTATATAGTCAAACAATCAGGAGGACATGAGTATGTCGGTTTCACataa